One genomic region from Terriglobus aquaticus encodes:
- a CDS encoding APC family permease, translated as MSDATEHGGLRRSLRLSDLVLYGIILIQPTAPMPVFGVIQTTAHGHVVTAILLAMIAMLFTSVSYGRMAQIHPQGGSAFLYVGKEVHTGAGYLTGWCLVMDYVLNPLICTIWCSRAAINFLPGIPYIAWAIFFAAFFTLVNCLGVETSARINRGMALALGLVIVLVLGAAVRWLLHLPAITSQFLMAPFYDPRHFQMSGLLRGTSIAVLTYIGFDGISTLSDEAVRPSRDIPRAIIFTCLLTGVLAAIEVYVAQLAWPITTAFPDVDTAYVHVMQRLGGAALFIIVNAALLVANIGSGMASQLGAARLLYAMGQDGALPRTFFGSVSLKSRVPRNNVLLIGALSLAGALLFSYALGTELLNYGALLAFMGVNLACIIHAVRQRRADLWRWVLPSAAGLLTCLLLWINLSPLALTVGTVWALSGIALWLVRGRSTTLPA; from the coding sequence GTGAGTGACGCTACAGAACATGGCGGGCTTCGGAGATCGCTGCGCCTTTCAGACCTGGTGCTCTACGGCATCATCCTGATTCAGCCCACGGCGCCGATGCCCGTCTTCGGCGTAATCCAGACCACGGCGCACGGCCACGTGGTCACCGCGATTCTGCTGGCAATGATCGCAATGCTGTTCACCAGCGTGAGCTACGGTCGGATGGCGCAGATTCATCCCCAGGGTGGATCGGCGTTCCTGTATGTCGGCAAGGAAGTGCACACCGGAGCGGGCTACCTTACGGGCTGGTGTCTGGTGATGGATTACGTGTTGAATCCGCTCATCTGTACCATCTGGTGCAGCCGTGCGGCAATCAACTTCTTGCCGGGCATTCCGTACATCGCGTGGGCCATCTTTTTCGCAGCGTTCTTCACACTGGTCAACTGCCTGGGAGTCGAAACGTCCGCTCGCATCAATCGCGGTATGGCGCTCGCGCTGGGCCTGGTGATCGTGCTGGTCCTGGGCGCCGCGGTGCGATGGTTGTTGCATTTGCCTGCGATCACATCGCAGTTCCTGATGGCACCTTTCTATGATCCGCGACACTTTCAGATGTCCGGGCTCCTTCGCGGGACGTCGATCGCGGTGCTCACGTACATCGGCTTCGACGGCATCTCCACGCTGAGCGACGAAGCGGTTCGGCCCAGCCGAGACATTCCACGCGCGATCATCTTTACGTGCCTGCTAACGGGCGTGCTGGCGGCTATTGAGGTGTATGTGGCGCAGTTGGCCTGGCCGATCACGACCGCCTTCCCAGACGTGGATACCGCATACGTTCACGTGATGCAGCGTCTGGGCGGCGCAGCACTGTTCATCATCGTGAATGCGGCGCTACTTGTTGCCAATATCGGGTCTGGCATGGCGTCGCAACTGGGTGCGGCGCGCTTGCTGTACGCCATGGGACAGGATGGAGCATTGCCCCGCACCTTCTTCGGATCGGTTTCGCTGAAGAGTCGTGTGCCGCGCAACAATGTTCTGCTCATCGGTGCGCTGTCGCTGGCCGGAGCTTTGCTGTTCAGCTATGCACTCGGAACAGAGTTGCTGAATTATGGCGCGCTGCTCGCCTTCATGGGAGTGAACCTTGCCTGCATCATTCACGCCGTGCGCCAGCGCAGGGCCGATCTGTGGCGGTGGGTACTTCCATCCGCGGCTGGACTGCTCACCTGCCTGCTGCTTTGGATCAACCTGAGTCCGCTTGCCTTGACGGTTGGAACCGTCTGGGCTCTGTCTGGCATTGCGCTTTGGCTGGTTCGAGGACGCTCTACGACGTTGCCCGCATAA
- a CDS encoding glycoside hydrolase family 3 protein, producing MHSTSRSFLHTVALLCIAPAVVLHAADDAKKPAPKPWMNTKLTADQRADLLLHTLTLDEKIQLLHGTGDPHDGRPDPLARDGNGGSGYVPGFPDKDFPGLQIIDSASGVCYSAGSGRYSTALPANIALASSWDTQLAERYGAMIGQELRNLGYNMTLGGGVNLTREPRDGRTFEYQGEDPLLAGTMVGHLIRGVQSTHVVGHIKHFAVNDEESGRHAISSEISERAMRETDLLAFQTGIAIGHPGAVMCAYNRVNGTYACENDFLLKTVLKGEWKYPGFVISDWLATHSTVAASRAGLDQEQPSNVFFGPALKQAVEHGQVSQREVDDHAHRVLRSMFEAGVVDDPPQKQVPDVFAHARLAREVERKSIVLLRNEHALLPLDASRPQRILVVGRNANVGMISGGGSAQVDPPSGNAIGDIPAKERKQDWQKAVWFPDAPLDAVREAAPSAAVAFDDGTDLARVSRAAAAADVVLVYAYQYMSEGVDLPTLALPDSQDALIAAVAKSNPHTAVVLETGGPVLMPWLDQVGGVLETWFSGTSGAEAIADTLFGKVNPSAKLPVTFPRSDADLPHPQLASPPAASQEDWSDEAKMSRKLLAGLPSYPIAYDEGLQVGYRWYDQQHKPVLYPFGFGLSYTSFEYSSLGVEQGNTIRVTFTVRNTGTRAGDEVAQVYAAMPSNTGEPPKRLIGWAKVHVESGSTASVVVDVPKERLGIWSETDHRWTIAKGRYGISAGPDSGHLSLTTEIDLSKVNY from the coding sequence ATGCATTCAACTTCGCGTTCTTTTCTGCACACAGTTGCTTTGCTGTGCATCGCTCCTGCGGTCGTGCTGCACGCCGCGGACGACGCCAAGAAGCCCGCCCCGAAGCCGTGGATGAACACGAAGCTGACTGCCGACCAGAGGGCCGACCTGCTGCTGCACACGCTCACGCTGGATGAAAAGATTCAACTTCTGCACGGCACCGGAGACCCACACGACGGGCGGCCCGACCCGCTGGCGCGCGATGGCAACGGCGGGTCCGGATACGTTCCGGGTTTTCCTGACAAGGACTTTCCGGGACTGCAGATCATCGATTCAGCGAGCGGCGTGTGCTATTCGGCGGGCAGCGGCCGCTACTCCACTGCCCTGCCCGCAAATATCGCGCTGGCCAGTTCGTGGGACACCCAGCTCGCGGAGCGCTACGGTGCCATGATCGGGCAGGAGCTGCGCAACCTGGGTTACAACATGACTTTAGGCGGCGGCGTGAACCTGACCCGCGAGCCACGCGACGGACGTACGTTTGAATATCAGGGCGAAGATCCCCTGCTTGCTGGAACGATGGTGGGTCACCTGATTCGCGGCGTGCAATCGACGCACGTCGTCGGGCACATCAAGCACTTCGCCGTGAACGACGAGGAGAGTGGCCGGCATGCAATCTCGTCGGAAATCAGCGAGCGAGCGATGCGCGAGACAGACCTGCTCGCCTTCCAGACCGGCATTGCGATCGGCCATCCCGGAGCCGTGATGTGCGCCTACAACCGCGTGAACGGCACCTACGCCTGCGAGAACGACTTCTTGTTAAAGACGGTGCTGAAAGGCGAGTGGAAGTATCCGGGCTTCGTGATCTCGGACTGGCTTGCCACGCATTCCACGGTGGCCGCTTCGCGAGCGGGCCTGGACCAGGAGCAGCCCAGCAACGTCTTCTTCGGCCCGGCGCTGAAGCAGGCTGTTGAGCACGGGCAGGTGTCGCAACGCGAAGTGGATGACCACGCGCACCGCGTATTGCGCTCGATGTTCGAGGCAGGCGTGGTGGACGATCCGCCGCAGAAGCAGGTTCCGGATGTTTTTGCTCATGCCCGCCTGGCGCGAGAGGTCGAACGCAAGAGCATCGTCCTTCTGCGCAACGAACATGCGCTGCTTCCCCTGGACGCGAGCCGACCGCAACGCATCCTGGTCGTAGGCCGCAATGCGAACGTGGGCATGATCTCCGGCGGTGGATCGGCACAGGTCGATCCGCCCAGCGGCAACGCGATCGGCGATATTCCCGCGAAGGAGCGGAAGCAGGATTGGCAGAAGGCGGTTTGGTTCCCGGATGCGCCGCTAGATGCTGTGCGAGAAGCCGCACCTTCCGCCGCCGTCGCCTTCGACGACGGAACAGATCTTGCACGCGTCAGTCGCGCAGCGGCAGCGGCGGACGTTGTGCTCGTGTACGCATACCAGTACATGTCGGAGGGCGTGGACCTGCCAACGCTTGCTCTGCCCGACTCACAAGATGCGCTGATTGCGGCGGTCGCCAAGTCGAATCCTCACACGGCAGTCGTGCTGGAGACGGGTGGCCCCGTGCTGATGCCGTGGCTTGACCAGGTGGGCGGAGTGCTGGAGACCTGGTTCAGCGGAACATCGGGTGCCGAGGCGATCGCGGATACTTTGTTCGGCAAAGTGAACCCATCAGCAAAGCTCCCGGTCACCTTCCCACGCAGTGACGCCGACCTGCCCCATCCCCAGCTAGCCTCGCCGCCTGCAGCGTCGCAGGAAGACTGGAGTGATGAGGCGAAGATGTCGCGCAAACTGCTTGCCGGCCTGCCTTCCTACCCGATCGCCTACGACGAAGGCTTGCAGGTGGGCTATCGCTGGTACGACCAGCAGCATAAGCCGGTGCTCTACCCGTTCGGCTTCGGCCTGTCATATACGTCGTTCGAGTACTCGTCGCTGGGAGTGGAACAAGGCAACACGATCCGCGTGACCTTCACGGTCCGAAATACCGGGACGCGAGCGGGTGACGAGGTCGCGCAGGTCTATGCAGCCATGCCTTCGAACACAGGAGAACCGCCCAAACGCCTGATTGGATGGGCCAAGGTGCACGTTGAGAGTGGCTCGACAGCAAGCGTAGTTGTGGACGTACCCAAGGAACGCCTCGGCATCTGGAGCGAGACCGACCATCGCTGGACCATTGCGAAGGGAAGATATGGCATCTCTGCCGGACCAGACTCCGGCCACCTCTCGCTCACGACGGAAATCGATTTGAGCAAAGTCAATTACTGA
- the uvrA gene encoding excinuclease ABC subunit UvrA, whose product MVRVRGAREHNLRNVDVTIPRDALVVFTGVSGSGKSSLAFGTLYAEAQRRYLESVSPYARRLFHQLSVPAVDSIEGLPPAVALQQQRGAPTTRSSVGSVTTLSNLLRMLYSRAGDYPRGQALLYAESFSPNTAEGACSKCHGLGRVYTVTEQSMVPDASLTIRERAIAAWPTAWGGQNQRDILVSLGYDVDRPWRDLPKQDRDWILFTEDQPQVPVYPGLTPAETRQALKRKLEPGYMGTFTSAKRHVFETFAKTHSAMMKKRVARFMISEVCDVCHGKRLRPEALSVKFAGMDIADIAALPLKRLAAVIEPYGRAGGNAHPANPEKKEVTRRITCEIGDRLKVLLNLGLGYLSLERSTPTLSPGELQRLRLATQLHSNLFGVVYVLDEPSAGLHPADTAALLDALDALKQSGNSLFVVEHELDVVRRADWIVDVGPGAGEKGGEILYSGPPEGLRAVERSETRRYLFAPATVDDAERRPPSGWLTLQGVTRNNLLDIEARFPLGVLTAVTGVSGSGKSTLVSQALVELVATRLGQTIDIQDEEAGDGPSEAVVSVIGGRVVEGVEEIRRLVVVDQKPIGRTPRSNMATYTGLFDHVRRIFAETKLARSRRYDAGRFSFNVAKGRCETCAGEGFVCVELLFLPSVYSPCPTCHGARFNAKTLEVLYRGKSVADVLGMTVDMAAEFFAEEATIARALETLQEVGLGYLRLGQAATELSGGEAQRVKLATELQRAQSGRTLYVLDEPTTGLHPADVDRLQRQLRKLVDAGNTVVTVEHDMQVIAGADWVIDMGPGAGDEGGKVLAEGTPEVISRVKNSRTGPYLLKHLD is encoded by the coding sequence ATGGTGCGCGTGCGTGGTGCCCGCGAGCACAACCTGCGAAATGTGGATGTGACAATCCCGCGAGATGCTCTCGTGGTGTTCACCGGCGTCTCAGGTTCGGGCAAGTCTTCGCTGGCATTCGGGACGCTATATGCGGAGGCGCAGCGGCGTTACTTGGAGTCTGTATCCCCTTACGCGCGGCGCTTGTTTCACCAGCTCTCGGTCCCCGCGGTGGATTCTATCGAGGGCTTGCCACCTGCGGTAGCTCTGCAGCAGCAAAGGGGAGCACCGACAACGCGATCGTCTGTCGGGTCTGTGACAACCCTTTCGAATTTGTTGCGGATGCTGTATTCGCGGGCGGGTGACTATCCACGCGGACAGGCTTTGCTCTATGCAGAGTCCTTCTCACCCAACACGGCGGAGGGCGCGTGTTCCAAATGTCATGGGCTCGGCCGCGTGTACACGGTCACTGAGCAGTCGATGGTGCCCGACGCTTCGCTGACGATCCGCGAACGAGCCATTGCCGCGTGGCCGACGGCCTGGGGTGGGCAGAATCAGCGCGACATCCTGGTCTCGCTCGGGTACGACGTCGACCGGCCGTGGCGGGATCTGCCGAAGCAGGATCGCGATTGGATCTTGTTTACGGAAGATCAGCCGCAGGTGCCGGTGTATCCGGGCCTCACGCCTGCCGAGACCCGGCAGGCGCTGAAGCGAAAGCTTGAGCCGGGATACATGGGAACCTTCACGAGCGCGAAGCGACACGTCTTCGAGACGTTCGCGAAGACACACAGCGCGATGATGAAGAAGCGCGTCGCGCGCTTCATGATTTCGGAAGTGTGTGACGTTTGTCACGGCAAGCGGCTGCGACCTGAAGCGCTGTCGGTGAAGTTTGCGGGCATGGACATTGCGGACATTGCGGCGCTGCCCCTGAAGCGGCTGGCGGCGGTCATCGAGCCGTATGGGAGAGCCGGCGGGAACGCTCATCCTGCCAATCCGGAAAAGAAAGAAGTGACGCGGCGCATCACCTGTGAGATCGGGGACAGACTCAAGGTCTTGTTGAATCTGGGGCTCGGATATTTGTCGCTTGAGCGCAGCACGCCAACGTTGTCGCCGGGTGAGTTGCAGCGGTTGCGCCTTGCGACGCAGTTGCACTCGAATCTGTTCGGTGTGGTGTACGTGCTGGACGAGCCTTCTGCGGGATTACATCCGGCGGATACGGCGGCGCTGTTGGACGCGCTGGACGCTCTAAAGCAAAGTGGCAATTCACTCTTTGTGGTGGAGCACGAGTTGGACGTGGTGCGGCGGGCGGACTGGATCGTCGATGTGGGGCCAGGGGCCGGCGAAAAGGGCGGCGAGATCTTGTATTCCGGCCCCCCAGAAGGTTTGCGTGCTGTTGAGCGCTCGGAGACTCGTCGCTATCTGTTTGCACCCGCAACGGTCGATGATGCGGAGCGGCGACCGCCATCGGGCTGGCTGACCTTGCAGGGCGTGACGCGAAACAATCTTCTGGATATAGAAGCAAGATTTCCGCTTGGGGTGTTGACCGCGGTGACGGGTGTGTCAGGGTCTGGTAAGTCGACTCTGGTGAGCCAGGCCCTTGTAGAACTGGTGGCGACGCGGTTGGGGCAGACCATCGACATTCAGGACGAAGAGGCGGGGGATGGCCCGTCCGAAGCCGTTGTGAGCGTGATAGGCGGACGAGTCGTCGAAGGCGTGGAGGAGATACGTCGGCTGGTGGTGGTAGATCAGAAGCCGATCGGCAGGACACCACGGTCGAATATGGCGACCTATACAGGGCTGTTCGATCATGTGCGTCGGATATTTGCAGAAACCAAGCTGGCGCGATCGCGGCGCTACGATGCGGGACGGTTCTCATTCAACGTGGCAAAAGGCCGGTGCGAGACGTGCGCAGGCGAGGGTTTCGTCTGTGTGGAACTGCTGTTTCTGCCGAGCGTGTACAGCCCGTGCCCCACGTGCCACGGGGCACGTTTCAACGCGAAGACATTGGAGGTGCTGTACCGCGGGAAGAGCGTGGCAGATGTGCTGGGGATGACGGTGGATATGGCCGCTGAGTTCTTCGCAGAGGAAGCGACGATTGCGCGAGCTCTCGAGACGCTGCAGGAGGTTGGGCTGGGGTACCTTCGTCTGGGCCAGGCAGCTACGGAGTTATCGGGCGGAGAGGCGCAACGAGTGAAGCTGGCGACCGAGTTACAGCGGGCACAGAGTGGCCGGACACTGTATGTGCTGGACGAGCCGACGACCGGGCTGCATCCGGCTGACGTGGACCGGTTGCAACGACAGTTGCGGAAGCTTGTGGATGCGGGAAATACGGTGGTGACAGTCGAGCACGACATGCAGGTGATCGCCGGCGCCGATTGGGTGATCGACATGGGGCCCGGAGCGGGAGATGAAGGTGGAAAGGTGTTGGCGGAGGGCACACCGGAGGTGATTTCAAGAGTTAAGAACAGCCGCACTGGACCTTATCTGTTGAAACATCTGGATTAG
- a CDS encoding putative quinol monooxygenase — MDRCGILVLLEAKPGKEQEVADLLTSAKQLVLQEPDTLKWFAFQTGPATFGIFDTFADEDGRQAHATGEVAKALFAKAEELFASAPQLHMADLLATK, encoded by the coding sequence ATGGATCGTTGTGGCATTCTGGTACTTCTCGAAGCGAAACCTGGCAAGGAACAAGAGGTAGCCGATCTTCTAACGTCGGCCAAGCAGCTTGTTTTGCAGGAGCCCGACACATTGAAATGGTTCGCGTTCCAAACAGGACCGGCGACGTTCGGTATCTTCGACACCTTTGCCGATGAGGATGGCCGTCAAGCACACGCTACCGGAGAGGTTGCGAAGGCACTTTTCGCAAAAGCGGAAGAACTCTTTGCGAGCGCGCCACAACTGCACATGGCGGATCTACTCGCGACGAAGTAG
- a CDS encoding glutathione-independent formaldehyde dehydrogenase — translation MKALVYHGPRKVSVDNVDDATIEKQTDVLVRITTTNICGSDLHMYEGRTDMPANSVLGHENMGEVIAVGKAVDRVKVGDRVVLPFNIGCGFCANCERGLSAFCLTTADRSVMPNMAGAAYGFADMGPYRGGQAQLLRVPYGDYNCLVLPEDAAEKERDYVMLSDIFPTGWHSTRLANLTPGDSVVIYGSGPVGLMATLSARVQGASRIFVVDHNTDRLALAEKLGATPIVEDEGREVQQILDATSGQGTDCGCECIGYQCHTPQGKEVPNLVMNSLVNAVKFTGSIGVVGVFVPQDPGGADELAKKGEIAFDFGKFWFKGQKIGTGQCNVKAYNRKLMELIHNGRANPSAIISHELPLSEAPDAYKNFDKRVEGWHKVILHPQAA, via the coding sequence ATGAAAGCGCTCGTGTACCACGGTCCTCGCAAGGTCTCCGTCGACAATGTCGACGACGCAACCATCGAAAAACAAACCGACGTACTGGTTCGTATCACCACCACGAACATCTGCGGGTCAGACCTTCATATGTACGAGGGCCGCACAGACATGCCAGCAAACAGTGTGCTCGGGCATGAAAATATGGGAGAGGTCATCGCGGTTGGCAAGGCAGTCGATCGGGTGAAGGTTGGCGATCGCGTTGTTCTCCCCTTCAACATCGGTTGCGGATTCTGTGCCAATTGCGAGCGCGGGCTCTCTGCCTTCTGTCTCACAACGGCAGATCGCAGCGTGATGCCCAATATGGCTGGTGCCGCATATGGCTTCGCCGATATGGGACCATATCGCGGCGGCCAGGCCCAACTTCTTCGGGTTCCCTATGGCGATTACAACTGCCTTGTCCTGCCGGAGGACGCGGCGGAGAAAGAGCGCGACTATGTCATGTTGTCGGACATCTTCCCAACTGGCTGGCACTCAACTCGTCTAGCCAATCTGACACCCGGCGACTCGGTCGTAATCTACGGCTCCGGCCCGGTGGGACTGATGGCCACGCTGTCCGCGCGTGTGCAGGGAGCCAGCCGGATCTTCGTCGTGGATCACAATACCGATCGGCTCGCCTTGGCAGAGAAGCTAGGTGCTACCCCCATCGTTGAAGATGAGGGTCGTGAAGTCCAGCAGATACTCGACGCTACAAGCGGACAGGGTACAGACTGTGGTTGCGAATGCATCGGGTACCAGTGCCATACGCCGCAAGGAAAGGAGGTGCCCAACCTTGTGATGAACTCGCTGGTGAACGCGGTTAAGTTCACGGGGAGCATCGGCGTTGTAGGAGTGTTCGTTCCACAGGATCCGGGCGGCGCGGACGAGCTTGCGAAGAAGGGGGAAATTGCCTTCGACTTCGGCAAGTTCTGGTTTAAAGGGCAGAAGATCGGCACGGGTCAGTGCAACGTAAAGGCCTATAACCGTAAGCTGATGGAACTCATTCACAACGGCCGCGCGAACCCATCCGCGATCATCTCCCATGAGTTGCCGCTGAGCGAAGCACCTGATGCTTACAAGAACTTCGATAAGCGCGTCGAGGGATGGCACAAAGTAATCCTGCACCCACAAGCAGCGTAG
- a CDS encoding zinc-dependent alcohol dehydrogenase, whose protein sequence is MRALCWNGVNDLRVETVPDPAIVNPHDVILRVSSSTTCGSDLHFIDGYIPTMRAGDVIGHEFMGEVVETGPDVRKVKKGDRVVVPSFICCGHCWFCQHDLWSLCDNTNPNAELQEPLLGGTTAGIYGYTHAFGGYAGSHAQYVRVPHGDIDCFRVPEGLRDEQVLFLSDAAPTGYMGADFCVTPGATVAVWGCGGVGLMAQRSAYLLGAERVIAIDRFPERLAAAREHCGSETIDYSTVDSVLDTLKEMTGGRGPDACIDAVGMEAHGTGFMAKYDVVKQALRLETDRGEALRQAIMAIRKGGTLSILGVYGLMDKFPIGVIMNKGLTVKTAQQHGQKYMNRLLEHARKGELDTSFLATHTFSLEESPKGYDMFKHKKDGILRAVFRPN, encoded by the coding sequence ATGCGAGCACTCTGTTGGAATGGTGTCAATGACCTGCGGGTCGAGACCGTCCCTGATCCCGCGATCGTAAATCCGCATGACGTCATTCTGCGGGTTAGCTCTTCCACGACCTGCGGCTCCGATTTGCACTTCATCGACGGATACATCCCGACCATGCGCGCGGGCGATGTGATTGGGCATGAGTTCATGGGAGAAGTCGTGGAGACCGGCCCCGATGTACGCAAGGTGAAAAAAGGCGACCGCGTGGTCGTTCCGTCCTTTATCTGTTGCGGACATTGCTGGTTTTGCCAGCACGACCTTTGGTCACTGTGCGACAACACAAATCCAAACGCTGAGTTACAGGAGCCGTTGCTGGGAGGCACAACCGCTGGCATCTACGGCTACACACACGCATTTGGTGGTTACGCTGGATCGCACGCGCAATACGTCCGTGTTCCACATGGAGATATTGATTGCTTCAGAGTGCCTGAGGGCTTGCGCGACGAGCAAGTGCTGTTCCTCTCCGACGCTGCTCCCACCGGCTATATGGGCGCAGATTTCTGCGTGACACCGGGTGCGACTGTCGCTGTGTGGGGTTGCGGTGGGGTGGGATTGATGGCGCAAAGAAGTGCTTACCTGTTGGGCGCGGAGAGGGTCATCGCCATCGATCGCTTTCCGGAACGGCTCGCTGCGGCGCGGGAGCACTGTGGCTCCGAAACGATCGACTACTCAACCGTCGATAGCGTCCTGGACACATTGAAGGAGATGACGGGCGGTCGGGGCCCCGATGCATGTATCGACGCGGTTGGCATGGAAGCGCACGGCACAGGATTTATGGCCAAGTACGACGTTGTGAAGCAGGCTCTTCGTCTCGAAACCGATCGAGGCGAAGCCTTGCGCCAAGCGATCATGGCCATCCGGAAGGGGGGAACGCTGTCGATCCTCGGAGTCTATGGCCTGATGGACAAGTTTCCCATCGGCGTGATCATGAACAAAGGGCTAACCGTAAAGACTGCACAGCAGCATGGTCAGAAGTACATGAATCGGCTTCTTGAGCATGCGCGCAAAGGCGAACTGGACACCAGCTTTCTGGCGACGCATACCTTCTCTTTGGAAGAGTCGCCAAAAGGGTACGACATGTTCAAGCACAAAAAGGACGGCATCCTGAGGGCGGTCTTCCGGCCGAACTAG
- a CDS encoding SRPBCC family protein — MAAGTGLIVYGAFARSEQEAAGHNSHSSQPITGVVTIGKPRDVLYRSWRDPATMSQVFGDVVQVSREGEDRFRMRISLPGQHEITWTSRLIKQVEGTSFQWRSEPGATVPHEMSLRFRDAIPAEFGTVVTLSVSPLPDSTLTSAFVRFTRSLDRALLMKLLRRFKSLVETGEIPTLSRNPAAWPRAIAAV; from the coding sequence GTGGCGGCTGGCACCGGACTGATTGTCTACGGCGCGTTCGCCAGATCTGAGCAAGAAGCAGCAGGACATAACAGTCACTCGTCACAGCCGATCACGGGCGTAGTCACCATCGGCAAGCCGCGAGACGTGCTCTACCGTTCGTGGCGAGATCCGGCGACCATGTCACAGGTTTTCGGAGATGTAGTTCAGGTTTCCCGCGAGGGCGAGGACCGGTTCCGCATGCGTATCAGTCTTCCCGGGCAACACGAAATCACATGGACTTCGCGGCTGATCAAACAGGTTGAAGGGACGAGCTTCCAATGGCGGTCTGAGCCCGGTGCAACCGTTCCTCACGAGATGTCCCTTCGGTTTCGTGACGCAATACCGGCCGAATTTGGAACAGTGGTCACCCTGAGTGTTTCACCCCTGCCCGACAGCACACTTACCAGCGCATTCGTACGGTTTACCCGCTCCCTGGATCGAGCACTGCTCATGAAGCTGCTCCGCCGCTTCAAGTCGCTGGTTGAAACCGGCGAGATCCCCACCCTATCCCGCAATCCAGCCGCGTGGCCCCGCGCGATCGCCGCAGTGTAG